The sequence ATTTGGATATTACTATGAAATCGAGAGCGCTTCCGGTTTATTTGGCATTCTTGTGTATGGGATTCGGCGACGTCGTCGGTCCGCTCGTCGGACTGGCTAAAGACAGTTTTAGCCTTTCTTACACAATGGCTCAATTAATTCCGTTTACCGGTTTTATTATGTTCGGTATTTTATCGGTGCCAATCGGAATATTCCAGGATAGAAAGGGTAGGAAGTTCGTACTGTTACTCGGTCTTACGGTTGCTTTAATAGGATTATTATTGCCGATATTAAACGGAATGTACGGCTTACCTTTCGATTTATCTTTAGTGGGAAAATTTGACTTTTTAGTTGTATTGGCTTCCATATTATTATTGTGCGCGGGAGCGACAATACTACAGGTGGTGGGGAATCCGATAATGAGGGATGTTTCGCCGGAAGGGGCGTATTCCAGAAATTTATCTCTGGCTCAATCGCTGAAAGCCGTCGGTTCTTCTATGGGCTTTCTTATTCCTCCTTTCGCGGCTTATGTTTTTAAACTTGAGTGGACGATTTTATTTCCGCTCTTCGCTTCCTTGATATTGATTACACTCTTAATAACAATAAAAACCGACATACACGAAAAAGAACAAAAAGACGTGCCGGCTTCAATTAAATCCTGTTTTGAATTATTGAAAAAGCCCTATGTATTGATAATGGTGCTTGCAATTTTCTTTTACGTTGGAGCGGAAGTATCGATGAGTTCGGGCGTGCCGATTTTGCTAAAAGAAAACTTTGGAGTTGCGGGATTCAGTCTGTGGGTCAGTTGGTCGCTATTTTTTCTGCCTATAATGGCGGGAAGATTTTTCGGGTCTCTAATACTCCGGAAAATCGAGGCGCAAAAGTTTCTCAGGTTGACTGTTGTAATTTCGTTTCTCGGTATCGCATTAATGTTTACAAACAGCGCTCTTATAACGTTTGTCGGAATTATTTTAACGGGCTTAGGTTTCTCGAATATTTTCCCGCTTGTCTTTTCGATAACGATTGAAAAGATGCCGGAAAGATCGAATGAATTGTCGGGTTTAATGGTTACGGCAATTGCAGGCGGCGCCGTGGTGCCGTTAATTATGGGAGCGGTAAACGATTTAAGCGACGTTCTTACCGGTTTTATAATTCCGTTGTTATGCGTTATCTATATCGGAATTGCATCCGTATACTCGTCAAAAATTAAATTCGCGGCTGAATAATCCTAAGAATAAAAATAGAGAATACAATGAATTTTGAAAAAGACACCAGAATTATAATGACATTGGACGGAGGGGGGACGAATTTCGTATTCTCCGCATTTCAGTCCGGAAGACAGATAGTCGAAGAATATCGTCTCGACGCCTGTGGAGACGACCTTGATAAATCGATGAACAATATAGTCGAAGGATTCAATTATGTACTAAAACAACTCGATAATACTCCCTCGGCGATAAGTATTGCATTTCCCGGACCGGCAGACTATCCCAACGGTATTATCGGAGATCTGGGCAATCTTCCTGCGTATAGAGGCGGTGTGGCATTGGGTCCTTTTCTTAAAAATAAATTTGGCTTGCCGGTTTTTATCAACAACGACGGCGACCTTTATGCTTATGGTGAAGGGCTTGCCGGTTTCCTTCCGTATATAAATAAATTGTTGAGCGATTCGGGCAATCCGAAAAGATATAAAAATCTGGTCGGCATTACTTTGGGAACAGGATTCGGATGCGGTTTATTCATTAACGGAGAACTCTACAGGGGCGATAATTCGATGGCAGGCGAAATTTGGCTTCTTCGAAATCGGATTTCTCCCGAAGAATTTGCCGAAGAACACGCCAGTATAAGAGGAGTAAGAAGACTCTACGGCGAAGCTGCCGGCATCGGATTTTCGGACGCCCCTTCTCCCAAAGAAATTTATGAAATAGCCATTGGAAAACTCGAGGGAAATAAAAACGCTGCAATTGAAGCTTATAAAAAAATGGCTCGGGTAGTTGGCGACGCTATTGCAAACGTGGTTACAATTATGGATTGTCCGGTTGTAATCGGCGGCGGTTTGGCGGGAGCTTCGCAGCTTTTCATGCCGTTTTTGTTAGACGAAATGAGAAGTTGTTATAGAAAAACTTCTGACGGCGCTCGGGTAAAACGACTAATGGCTCAGATTTATAATCTCGACAATGAAGAAGACCTTAAAAATTTTCTGCACAACGAGACAGTAGAAATAAATGTTTACGGTACAAACGAAAAAGTGAATTACGACGCCTCGAAGAAAATCGCTATTGGCATTTCGCAATTAGGCGCCAGCAAAGCGATAGCTCTTGGCGCTTATGCCTTTGCATTGAATATGATCGATAAACAGTGAACAATAATAATACAGGAGAATCATGGAACCAGGTTCTAAAGTCGAAAGCTTTTTTCTGAAAAAATCAGGTAAAAAATTTATATATAAACCCACTGAAAAAATTCCCGTTATTCAGGTCGGGAATATTCCCGAATTGGGCGAATTGACCGCATTTCGTTTTGTAGAGTGGCTGCAGGCAAATCCGGAAGGAGTCGTATCGCTGCCTACGGGAAAAACGCCCGAGTATTTTATCTACTGGTTTACTCACATAATGAAGAACTGGGATAAACCGGAAATCAGACAAAAATTAAAAAATACGAACTTGATCCCCAAAAGAAACCGGATATGAAGAAAATAAAGTTCGTCCAGATTGACGAATTTTATCCCATCGACTCGACGCAGCAAAACAGCTTTTATTATTACATAAAAAAATTTTATATAAAAACTTTCGGCATCGATCCCAACAACGCGCTTTTGATCAATGTTAATAAAATCGGAACGGCGGAAAATCTTCCTCTGTCCGTAATATTTCCCGATAATAAGGTTGACCTTAGTTTACGTACGAAACTGCCGGGCAGCCGGGTAGAAAGATTACAAAAAGAAACGATTGAGATAGTAGACGAATTTTGCACTCAATACGAGAAAAAAATACGTGAGATGGGCGGTATCGGATTCTTCCTGGGAGGAATTGGTCCTGACGGACATATCGGGTTCAACGTTCAGGGAAGCGACCACTATTCAACTACAAGATTGACCGCGACTAACTATCAAACGCAAGCCGCCGCCTCAACCGATCTGGGGGGAATCGAAGTCGCTTCGAACAGGCTTGTTATTACTATCGGTCTTAATACAATTACATATAATAAAAACGCCACCGCTATTATTATAGCCGCTGGCGAAGCCAAAGCGAAAATCGTAAAAGACTCTGTCGAGAACGAAGCTTCAAATAAATATCCTGCAACCGTGCTGCAAAAGCTCCGCGATTCGCGCTTTTATCTTACTAACGGAGCCGCGTCGCTCTTATCCGAAAGAATTTATGACGACGTGGAGAAAGAAACAAAATTATCGAGACTTTCTCTGGAAAAGGCTGTGATTAATTTGTCGGTTAATACTGGCAAAGAATTGTTGTCGCTTTCAAAGAGCGACTATTCCGGCGATAAGCTCGCAAATCTTGTTTTGAAGAAATCCGGAAAGACGGTTAAAGAAATCAACGAGCTTATTTATAATGATATAGTCGAACGTTTTAATAAAGGAATGAATACGCCACTTAATCAGACTATCTTACATACAGCCCCGCATCATGACGACATAATGTTGGGATACCTTGCTTTTATTAATCATCTTGTAAGAACACATTTGAATAAACACCATTTTGCTGTTTTTACAAGCGGTTTTACAGCCGTAACAAATTCCTACATGCTCGAATTGACGCTAAAACTGAAAGAATACTTAAATGCCGGAGCTTTCGACGAAAGGTATAAAACGGGTTACTTCGAACCCGACAACGCAGAGGCAAAAGATAGCGATATCAGTCTTTATCTCGACGGCATCGCCGAAAATAATAAAGCCAAAAGAACCGAAGCTACTTCCAGAAGAATGCTCAGAAACATTATAGAAATTTACGAAGAAACAAGCCTTAGATATATAAACGACAGAGTGGACGAGCTGATTAATTATTTCGGAACCCAGTATCCCGGTAAAAAAGACATTCCGCACGTTCAAAAGCTGAAAGGAATGTTGAGAGAATGGGAGGAAGAACTGACCTGGGCATATTACGGCTTCTCTTCGAAAGACGTTTCGCATCTAAGGCTCGGCTTCTATCAGGGAAATATTTTTACTGAAAATCCTGAACTACAAAGAGACGTAATCCCGATACTTGAATTAATTAGAAAAATCAAACCGACTATATTAACCGTGGCATTTGACCCGGAAGGCAGCGGACCGGATACGCATTACAAAGTGCTTCAGGCAGTAAGCGAAGCATTGAAACTTTATGAAAAAGAGGAAGACATCTCGAAGCTGAAAATATGGGGGTACAGAAATGTCTGGTACCGCTTCCATCCTGCGGAAGCAAATATTTATGTGCCTGTCAGTTTGAATTCTATGGCGATTCTCGACAACGTATTTATGAATTGTTACGGTTCTCAAAAAGACGCCAGCTTTCCAAGTTGGGAGTACGACGGACCTTTTTCTCAGCTGGCCAGACAAATTCATGTCGAGCAATATCAGAAAATCAGGAACTGTCTGGGTAAAAAATATTTTCTGAACAATCCTATACCCAGAGCGCGCGCTGCTCACGGCATGTTATTCCTAAAAGAAATGAGCGTAAAGGAATTCTATCAGTATTCAATGGAATTGAGAAAATCAGTTGAATATATTAAATAAGTACGAGGAAAGAAAAAATTTAGAAAATAAAATAGCATTCGGAATTGAGATACATTTGCTGAAAGTTAAACAAAAAAAATAAATACAAGAGGTAAGGATATGAAATATATTATTAACGCCTTAGTTCTGTGCATCGTTGTTATTTTAGCAATGGTTTCTTGTAAAGATGGTGCTAACACAAAACAAAAACAAGTTATTAATTATGAACAATACGCTGATAGTGTTATACAAGATTTTAAGTTTGCTTGGGAAGCCTATAAAAAATATGCGTGGGGTCATGATGCTCTAAAACCGCTTACCAAAACTTACCATGATTGGTATGGTGTATCTTTACTGATGACGCCAGTTGATTCTTATGATACAATGGTGTTAATGGGATTAAATGAGGAGGCGGATGAAGCAAAAAAATTGATATTGGATAGTCTTTCTTTTAATAAAGATATTTATGTGCAACATTTTGAGATTACAATTAGGTTGTTAGGTGGTTTATTATCTGCATACTTATTAGACGGCGACCCAAAATTTTTGGAATTAGCAACAGATTTAGCTAATAGAATGTTGCCCGTGTTTAATTCACCTACGGGTATGCCATATGTGTTTGTTAATCTAAAGACAGGGAAAACTAAGGGGGAAATAAATAATCCTGCAGAAATAGGTACCTTGTTATTAGAATACGGTACTCTATCAAAATTGACGGGAAATCCAATCTATTATGATAAGGCAAAAAAGGCGATAATGGCATTAATGGAGAAAAGTTCTGATATAGGATTAGTAGGCACACTCATTGACGTCAATACAGGTAAATGGATAAATACTGAGTGCCATATTAGTGGTATGATAGATTCGTTCTTTGAGTATTTATTAAAAACATCTTTGCTTTTCAAGGATGAGGAAATTGAAAGCGCCTGGAAAAAAACAATAACGGGAATTAATAATTTCATGAAACACAAGACTGAGAACGGATTATGGTATAGCCATGTAGATATGTTTTCTGGCAAAAGATTAAAAACACAAGTAGGCGCATTGGACGCTTTTTTTCCAGCTGTTTTGTGTCTTGCTGGCAATATTGATGATGCTAGAGAGTTTAATGAAAGTCTTTTTTCGTTATGGGAGAAATATGGAATTATTCCTGAACAGTATGATTATATGAATGATACGATAATTTCAGCGGCATATTATTTAAGACCTGAATGTATTGAAAGTGCCTATTATCTTTATAATTACACAAAAGATGAGAAATATTTAAGAATGGGTGTGAGATATTATTCAAGTATAGTTAAATATTGTAAAACGGGCGAAGCATTTTCTCATCTGGAAAGTGTTGTAACCAAGCAGAAAGAGGATGCAATGGAAAGTTTCTTTTTTGCCGAAACCTTGAAGTATTTATACTTGTTATTTGATCAAGGGAAATCGTTAAAATTTAATGATGTAATTTTTAATACAGAAGCGCACCCGATACTAATTGAAAAAATACAATAATAATATTCTTTGTTGGAGGGGTTATGAATAGATTATTCTTAATTTTTTATGCCCTGCTTTGTGTATAATCAATCTATTGAAAATCATAGCTTTACTATGTTGTTAATCGGATACTTAAAGGCGGAAAATGATGAATTTATTGATGGATATGATATAGCATTAGGCGGGGTTGAGATAGAATATTATACTCCAATGCCTTCGGCGAATAAAGCTTTGATTACGCGTGCTTATAATGGTCAAATGGCTATTCATCTTGCCCCTATCTTGTAGACAGCCAGAAAAGCAGCTATATTTGAATTAAAATAAATATAGGAGTACACTAAGATGGGACAAACAAGAAGATGCCACGACAAAGAGTTTAATAAAATCTACAAATTAGCCTTTTAATAAATGCTATTAATGAAAGTATCTTATATCTAAAAAATTCAGAAGGAATCTATACGGCATACCGAAAGAAATCGGAATAAATTAAATATAACGGAGTAATTATGAACTTCGAT comes from Melioribacter roseus P3M-2 and encodes:
- a CDS encoding MFS transporter is translated as MKSRALPVYLAFLCMGFGDVVGPLVGLAKDSFSLSYTMAQLIPFTGFIMFGILSVPIGIFQDRKGRKFVLLLGLTVALIGLLLPILNGMYGLPFDLSLVGKFDFLVVLASILLLCAGATILQVVGNPIMRDVSPEGAYSRNLSLAQSLKAVGSSMGFLIPPFAAYVFKLEWTILFPLFASLILITLLITIKTDIHEKEQKDVPASIKSCFELLKKPYVLIMVLAIFFYVGAEVSMSSGVPILLKENFGVAGFSLWVSWSLFFLPIMAGRFFGSLILRKIEAQKFLRLTVVISFLGIALMFTNSALITFVGIILTGLGFSNIFPLVFSITIEKMPERSNELSGLMVTAIAGGAVVPLIMGAVNDLSDVLTGFIIPLLCVIYIGIASVYSSKIKFAAE
- a CDS encoding ROK family protein — encoded protein: MNFEKDTRIIMTLDGGGTNFVFSAFQSGRQIVEEYRLDACGDDLDKSMNNIVEGFNYVLKQLDNTPSAISIAFPGPADYPNGIIGDLGNLPAYRGGVALGPFLKNKFGLPVFINNDGDLYAYGEGLAGFLPYINKLLSDSGNPKRYKNLVGITLGTGFGCGLFINGELYRGDNSMAGEIWLLRNRISPEEFAEEHASIRGVRRLYGEAAGIGFSDAPSPKEIYEIAIGKLEGNKNAAIEAYKKMARVVGDAIANVVTIMDCPVVIGGGLAGASQLFMPFLLDEMRSCYRKTSDGARVKRLMAQIYNLDNEEDLKNFLHNETVEINVYGTNEKVNYDASKKIAIGISQLGASKAIALGAYAFALNMIDKQ
- a CDS encoding 6-phosphogluconolactonase encodes the protein MKKIKFVQIDEFYPIDSTQQNSFYYYIKKFYIKTFGIDPNNALLINVNKIGTAENLPLSVIFPDNKVDLSLRTKLPGSRVERLQKETIEIVDEFCTQYEKKIREMGGIGFFLGGIGPDGHIGFNVQGSDHYSTTRLTATNYQTQAAASTDLGGIEVASNRLVITIGLNTITYNKNATAIIIAAGEAKAKIVKDSVENEASNKYPATVLQKLRDSRFYLTNGAASLLSERIYDDVEKETKLSRLSLEKAVINLSVNTGKELLSLSKSDYSGDKLANLVLKKSGKTVKEINELIYNDIVERFNKGMNTPLNQTILHTAPHHDDIMLGYLAFINHLVRTHLNKHHFAVFTSGFTAVTNSYMLELTLKLKEYLNAGAFDERYKTGYFEPDNAEAKDSDISLYLDGIAENNKAKRTEATSRRMLRNIIEIYEETSLRYINDRVDELINYFGTQYPGKKDIPHVQKLKGMLREWEEELTWAYYGFSSKDVSHLRLGFYQGNIFTENPELQRDVIPILELIRKIKPTILTVAFDPEGSGPDTHYKVLQAVSEALKLYEKEEDISKLKIWGYRNVWYRFHPAEANIYVPVSLNSMAILDNVFMNCYGSQKDASFPSWEYDGPFSQLARQIHVEQYQKIRNCLGKKYFLNNPIPRARAAHGMLFLKEMSVKEFYQYSMELRKSVEYIK
- a CDS encoding glycoside hydrolase family 47 protein, whose protein sequence is MKYIINALVLCIVVILAMVSCKDGANTKQKQVINYEQYADSVIQDFKFAWEAYKKYAWGHDALKPLTKTYHDWYGVSLLMTPVDSYDTMVLMGLNEEADEAKKLILDSLSFNKDIYVQHFEITIRLLGGLLSAYLLDGDPKFLELATDLANRMLPVFNSPTGMPYVFVNLKTGKTKGEINNPAEIGTLLLEYGTLSKLTGNPIYYDKAKKAIMALMEKSSDIGLVGTLIDVNTGKWINTECHISGMIDSFFEYLLKTSLLFKDEEIESAWKKTITGINNFMKHKTENGLWYSHVDMFSGKRLKTQVGALDAFFPAVLCLAGNIDDAREFNESLFSLWEKYGIIPEQYDYMNDTIISAAYYLRPECIESAYYLYNYTKDEKYLRMGVRYYSSIVKYCKTGEAFSHLESVVTKQKEDAMESFFFAETLKYLYLLFDQGKSLKFNDVIFNTEAHPILIEKIQ